Proteins encoded by one window of Chryseobacterium sp. POL2:
- a CDS encoding 50S ribosomal protein L25/general stress protein Ctc, whose translation MKSITIQGTKRENVGKKSTKALRDAELVPCVVYGGAETLNFSTEEKSFKNLVYTPEAHTVSIEVDGQTIAAVLQDIQFHPITDKILHVDFYQLSDDKPVIMEVPVRITGRSKGVVAGGVLRQTYRKLKVKAIPANLPDEIVVDVTPLRIGNKLYVGALKNDNYTFMHPDNAVIVAVKMSRNAMKAGASAVQDDDDDEETSEAAE comes from the coding sequence ATGAAATCTATTACAATTCAAGGTACAAAAAGAGAAAACGTGGGCAAAAAGTCTACTAAAGCTTTGCGTGATGCTGAATTAGTCCCTTGTGTTGTTTATGGAGGTGCTGAGACTTTGAACTTCTCTACTGAAGAGAAATCATTCAAAAACTTAGTATATACTCCTGAAGCACACACGGTATCTATTGAGGTTGATGGTCAAACAATTGCTGCTGTACTTCAGGACATCCAGTTCCACCCAATTACTGACAAAATTTTACACGTTGACTTCTATCAATTATCTGATGACAAGCCAGTTATCATGGAAGTTCCTGTAAGAATCACAGGTCGTTCTAAAGGTGTTGTTGCTGGTGGTGTATTAAGACAAACTTACCGTAAGTTAAAAGTTAAAGCTATCCCAGCTAACTTACCAGACGAAATCGTTGTTGACGTTACACCTCTTAGAATCGGCAACAAACTTTATGTTGGCGCATTGAAAAACGATAATTACACTTTCATGCACCCAGACAACGCAGTTATCGTAGCTGTTAAGATGTCTAGAAATGCAATGAAAGCTGGCGCATCTGCAGTGCAAGATGATGATGACGATGAAGAAACTTCTGAAGCAGCAGAATAA
- a CDS encoding OmpP1/FadL family transporter → MKKLLITTALAAGVLSYAGGFRVSLQGVKQLAMAHTSAHAEDASVTFFNPAGMSFIPAKLSIVAGGFGASNKVTFQNLSTLESTQTDNPLGTPLYAAIAYKVTNDFSVGFNFSTPFGSTIQWPETWEGAELVQKMELKSFYFQPMVSVKLAPWASFGASYIYAKGKVDWDKAVTQFGGTLNINDEKASGHGFGFGFYFQPNEKLDVSVAYRAPIDMKAKNGTATFNIPKSLYPNLGVDANGQDKFKATLPLVDEYTVGATFKITPKWLVSADFNYTGWSRYERLTLDFENAPVGNQPTDPTILVTPKNFKNTKTFRLGTQYMINDMIAGRLGAYYDESPYSNDYFIPETPSFNSYVITAGLGFKFNKLGVDIAGAYAMPQSRQVNNTYYNFIGQAKAKAYYFGLGLSYNAF, encoded by the coding sequence ATGAAAAAATTACTTATAACAACGGCTTTAGCAGCAGGTGTTTTATCATACGCAGGTGGATTCCGTGTTTCTTTACAAGGAGTTAAACAACTTGCGATGGCACACACAAGTGCACATGCTGAAGACGCAAGTGTAACATTCTTCAATCCTGCGGGGATGTCTTTCATCCCGGCTAAACTAAGTATTGTTGCAGGTGGTTTCGGAGCATCCAATAAAGTGACATTCCAAAACTTGTCAACCTTAGAATCTACACAAACTGACAATCCACTAGGAACGCCTCTGTACGCAGCGATCGCCTATAAAGTAACCAATGACTTTTCTGTTGGTTTCAATTTCTCAACGCCTTTTGGTAGTACAATCCAATGGCCTGAAACCTGGGAAGGCGCGGAGCTTGTGCAAAAGATGGAACTTAAGAGTTTCTATTTCCAACCTATGGTTTCTGTAAAACTTGCACCTTGGGCTTCATTCGGCGCCAGCTACATCTACGCTAAAGGAAAAGTTGATTGGGACAAAGCGGTTACACAATTTGGCGGAACGCTTAACATCAATGATGAAAAAGCTTCTGGACATGGATTTGGATTTGGTTTTTATTTCCAACCCAATGAAAAATTAGATGTAAGTGTTGCTTATCGCGCACCTATTGACATGAAAGCTAAAAATGGAACGGCTACTTTTAACATTCCTAAATCTCTATATCCAAATCTAGGAGTTGACGCAAATGGTCAGGATAAATTCAAAGCAACATTACCATTGGTTGACGAATACACCGTTGGTGCAACTTTCAAAATTACGCCGAAATGGTTGGTATCTGCAGATTTCAACTACACCGGATGGTCTAGATACGAGCGTTTAACATTAGACTTCGAAAATGCGCCTGTCGGCAACCAACCAACAGACCCAACAATTTTGGTTACACCAAAGAACTTTAAAAACACTAAAACTTTCAGACTTGGTACGCAATATATGATTAACGATATGATTGCTGGTCGCCTAGGTGCATATTATGATGAGTCGCCTTATTCTAATGACTATTTTATCCCAGAAACACCATCATTTAACTCGTATGTTATTACTGCTGGTCTTGGATTCAAATTCAATAAATTGGGCGTAGACATCGCAGGTGCTTACGCAATGCCACAAAGTCGTCAGGTTAATAACACGTATTATAACTTTATTGGACAAGCTAAAGCTAAGGCTTATTACTTTGGACTTGGACTATCTTATAACGCGTTCTAA
- a CDS encoding gliding motility lipoprotein GldH, protein MRKFLGIMTLVLIVFSCSNPDEVIAMQSLDKATWAKNKMYELSFDVQNHQTPKNIIFVIRNNDSYPYSNLRLIGTIFDDTNKVLSKDTLNYVLAKPNGQWLGSGFGDTKEIMFQYKTDFKFPKDGKYSIGVIQAMRNDQLAGIEDVGVKIVNVKP, encoded by the coding sequence ATGCGTAAGTTTTTAGGAATAATGACTTTGGTGCTTATTGTCTTTAGTTGTAGTAATCCGGATGAGGTTATTGCAATGCAGTCTTTAGATAAGGCTACTTGGGCTAAAAACAAAATGTACGAATTAAGTTTTGATGTTCAAAATCATCAAACTCCGAAAAATATTATCTTTGTTATTAGAAATAACGACAGCTATCCTTATAGTAATTTGAGATTAATTGGGACGATTTTTGATGACACCAACAAAGTCTTATCAAAAGATACTCTTAACTATGTTTTGGCAAAACCTAATGGACAATGGTTAGGAAGTGGTTTTGGTGATACTAAAGAAATCATGTTCCAATACAAAACAGATTTCAAATTTCCAAAAGATGGCAAATACAGCATTGGCGTAATACAAGCTATGCGAAATGACCAACTCGCAGGAATTGAAGACGTCGGAGTTAAAATTGTAAATGTAAAGCCATAA
- a CDS encoding stage 0 sporulation family protein: protein MSCGCKTSGDSGHSCGTKSSNGCSSVDTCGNSYKLSVFDWLSDVKNPGNTSNEFVEVRFKNDRKYFFKNTNNLPLSVGNIVTLEANPGHDIGVVSLTGELVKIQMKKKKVPTDVLLKVYRHASQKDVEVWQELRKKENDIKVQARKLAYALNLEMKITDVEYQGDGSKITFYYTADSRVDFRQLIKDFAGAFRTKIDMKQIGFRQESAKVGGIGSCGRELCCSTWLTDFRSVNTNAARYQQLSINPQKLAGQCGKLKCCLNYELDSYVDTLKDFPATNTVLNTEKGKAFCIKIDVFKRKMWFAYVENSMAWYDIDIDDVKKMIAINNEGKPAPALEDFKAQTSPSVKVDLIQESSLDRFEKKSRPNNRKNNNRPRNERDNKKDNRNANHPNPQNARANNQKTSQNNPKGEVKKEVKSQENVDGNSNEQKKPRKPFNNKKKFNKKPTNPNSNNSNNA, encoded by the coding sequence ATGAGTTGTGGATGTAAAACATCCGGAGATTCAGGACATTCATGTGGAACAAAATCCTCGAATGGATGTAGCAGTGTAGATACTTGTGGAAATAGCTATAAATTAAGTGTTTTCGATTGGTTGTCAGATGTTAAAAATCCTGGCAATACTTCCAACGAATTTGTTGAAGTGCGTTTTAAAAACGACCGAAAATATTTTTTCAAAAACACAAATAACTTGCCCCTTTCGGTAGGCAACATTGTTACACTAGAAGCGAATCCCGGTCACGATATTGGTGTAGTTAGTTTAACAGGCGAACTGGTGAAAATCCAGATGAAAAAGAAAAAAGTCCCTACAGATGTTCTTCTTAAAGTCTATAGACATGCTTCCCAAAAAGATGTAGAAGTTTGGCAAGAACTTCGTAAAAAAGAAAACGATATAAAAGTCCAAGCCCGAAAATTGGCTTATGCGCTTAATCTGGAAATGAAGATTACAGATGTTGAGTACCAAGGCGACGGATCCAAAATCACATTTTATTACACAGCAGATAGTCGCGTCGATTTTCGACAATTGATTAAAGATTTTGCTGGCGCGTTCCGTACCAAAATTGATATGAAACAAATAGGTTTCCGTCAAGAATCTGCCAAAGTTGGAGGTATCGGATCATGTGGTCGAGAGTTGTGTTGTTCTACTTGGTTGACAGATTTTCGCTCGGTTAATACCAATGCGGCGCGGTATCAGCAGTTGAGCATCAATCCTCAAAAATTAGCAGGACAATGTGGCAAACTGAAATGTTGTCTTAATTACGAGCTCGACAGTTATGTGGATACTTTGAAGGATTTTCCAGCAACCAATACGGTTTTAAATACTGAAAAAGGAAAAGCTTTTTGCATTAAAATAGATGTTTTCAAACGCAAAATGTGGTTTGCTTACGTGGAAAATTCGATGGCGTGGTATGATATTGATATTGACGATGTCAAGAAGATGATTGCCATCAATAACGAAGGAAAACCTGCGCCAGCGCTTGAAGATTTTAAAGCACAAACCTCACCAAGTGTTAAGGTGGATTTGATTCAGGAAAGTAGTTTGGATCGATTTGAAAAAAAATCTAGACCAAATAATAGAAAGAATAACAACCGACCTCGTAATGAGCGCGATAATAAAAAGGATAATAGAAATGCTAATCATCCTAATCCGCAGAATGCAAGAGCTAATAATCAAAAAACATCTCAAAACAATCCTAAAGGAGAGGTAAAAAAAGAAGTTAAATCTCAAGAAAATGTTGATGGTAACTCTAATGAACAAAAAAAGCCGAGAAAGCCATTTAACAATAAGAAGAAATTTAATAAAAAACCAACAAATCCTAATTCCAATAATTCCAACAATGCGTAA
- a CDS encoding SGNH/GDSL hydrolase family protein, producing the protein MKKILFSIFSISALFVTQSCNTDFDNDVTDIKVTNGEVDFTRYVALGNSLTSGYRDNALYIDGQNESYPSMLAQQMKLAGGGEFLQPLMADNNGGLLLGPNKIADTKQYISAMVNGVPDIKNANDNKPTTNVLNKLTGKFNNMGVPGAKVAHLLAPGYGNPSGIGTTANPYFVRFASTPEASVIGDFLSQKPTFFSLWIGNNDALLYALAGADSNLETLTPTDQFKTYYNLLVSQIATTKAKGVIANIPDVTTIPNLTTVPYNPLTAAVLGQGNATIGNATIDQLNANLYGPLTQILKAVGAGDRIQLLSKTAANPLLIKDESLTDLKQAITFAAANSGNPTLAALANYLGATYGQARQAKKGDLVPLTAKAAIGTIETLPPGVPAELGARGIAYPFADRYVLTSAEVTEVNAAIASYNETIKAAAAANGYAFVDANAKMKELTQKSGIQWNGVKYTATYVTGGAFSLDGVHLTGRGYAIVANEFMKAINTKYKSTLPMVDVNKYSGVTFP; encoded by the coding sequence ATGAAAAAGATATTATTTTCAATATTTAGCATTTCAGCTTTATTTGTAACACAAAGTTGTAATACAGATTTCGACAACGATGTAACAGATATAAAAGTAACCAACGGAGAAGTAGATTTTACCAGATATGTTGCTTTAGGAAACTCGTTAACATCTGGCTACAGAGACAACGCACTCTATATAGATGGTCAAAACGAATCTTATCCATCGATGCTTGCCCAACAAATGAAATTAGCTGGTGGCGGCGAATTCTTACAACCATTAATGGCTGATAATAATGGTGGTCTTTTATTGGGACCTAACAAAATAGCGGATACAAAACAATACATTAGCGCAATGGTTAATGGTGTGCCTGATATTAAAAACGCTAACGACAACAAACCAACAACTAATGTTCTTAACAAATTAACAGGCAAATTCAATAACATGGGGGTTCCTGGTGCAAAAGTAGCACACCTATTAGCTCCTGGTTACGGAAACCCTTCTGGTATTGGAACAACCGCCAACCCCTATTTTGTAAGATTTGCATCTACTCCAGAAGCATCTGTTATCGGCGACTTCTTATCCCAAAAACCGACATTCTTTTCTTTGTGGATCGGAAACAACGACGCTTTATTATATGCATTGGCTGGAGCTGACAGCAACTTAGAAACACTAACACCGACTGACCAGTTCAAAACATATTACAACTTATTGGTTAGCCAAATTGCAACAACAAAAGCAAAAGGCGTTATTGCAAACATCCCAGATGTCACAACTATCCCTAACCTTACAACTGTACCTTACAATCCTTTAACTGCAGCAGTTTTAGGACAAGGCAATGCGACTATAGGGAATGCAACTATCGATCAATTGAATGCAAATCTTTACGGACCATTAACCCAAATTCTAAAAGCGGTTGGTGCTGGAGACAGAATTCAATTATTAAGCAAAACAGCAGCTAATCCACTTTTAATAAAAGACGAAAGCCTTACAGACCTAAAACAAGCTATTACTTTTGCTGCAGCTAATTCTGGCAATCCAACTTTAGCCGCACTAGCAAATTACCTAGGTGCAACCTATGGACAAGCGAGACAAGCCAAAAAGGGCGACCTTGTCCCATTAACAGCAAAAGCAGCAATTGGGACAATAGAAACTTTGCCTCCTGGTGTTCCTGCTGAATTAGGCGCAAGAGGTATTGCCTATCCATTTGCTGATAGGTATGTTTTGACAAGTGCAGAAGTTACAGAGGTAAACGCAGCGATTGCCAGTTATAACGAAACGATAAAAGCTGCTGCTGCTGCAAACGGCTATGCATTTGTAGATGCCAATGCAAAAATGAAAGAACTAACGCAAAAATCTGGCATCCAATGGAATGGTGTAAAATATACCGCAACTTATGTGACGGGAGGCGCATTCTCATTGGACGGTGTCCACCTAACAGGTAGAGGTTACGCCATCGTAGCCAACGAATTCATGAAAGCCATAAACACCAAATACAAATCAACATTACCAATGGTAGATGTCAACAAGTATTCTGGCGTAACATTTCCTTAA
- a CDS encoding DUF445 domain-containing protein, with protein sequence MTDSEKKIQLRNYKMLATGLFILMAITFVIMTYVQKTNPTHWVGYIRAFSEAAMVGALADWFAVTALFHHPMGIKIPHTNLIERSKEKIGDNLGNFVVDNFLAPENIRPYILKLKISGFVGEWIGKEKNQNLFVNEASNMALDILLKLDDKEVVDFVSRKLQEMTGNIKVNKFLGNGLEYLIEKNDHQQLMTNLSGQIKNYILENQQMVEERVEKESYFFVPKSVDRRISEKIVSGLSHYFEEIEQDANHPLRKEITSKLLVFADEIKTEVKWENEFKTIKNEFLNADKLNEYAADIWFSIKETLKTELMEENSGLKKYILKNLNELSTNLQNDEGLQKKIDHWIRVTAYKYILKNTKEAGNLISSTVGNWEGKELSRKLELEVGKDLQFIRINGTIVGGLVGLIIYSIAQFL encoded by the coding sequence ATGACAGATTCTGAGAAAAAAATACAACTTCGTAACTATAAAATGCTTGCCACAGGATTATTTATTTTGATGGCGATAACATTTGTAATCATGACTTATGTTCAAAAAACGAATCCCACACATTGGGTAGGTTACATTCGGGCGTTCTCGGAAGCAGCTATGGTTGGGGCTTTGGCAGATTGGTTTGCGGTTACAGCTTTGTTTCATCATCCGATGGGTATTAAAATTCCACATACCAATCTTATTGAAAGAAGTAAAGAAAAAATTGGGGACAATCTTGGCAATTTTGTAGTTGATAATTTTCTAGCGCCAGAAAATATTCGGCCTTATATTTTGAAATTAAAAATATCGGGATTTGTTGGTGAATGGATTGGGAAAGAGAAAAATCAAAACCTATTTGTGAACGAAGCTTCCAATATGGCTTTGGATATTTTGTTGAAATTGGATGACAAAGAAGTTGTTGATTTTGTGTCACGAAAACTTCAAGAAATGACTGGGAATATTAAAGTCAATAAGTTTCTTGGAAATGGACTCGAGTATTTAATAGAAAAAAATGATCATCAGCAATTAATGACAAATCTGAGTGGTCAAATAAAAAATTATATTCTTGAAAATCAGCAAATGGTCGAAGAACGTGTCGAAAAAGAAAGTTATTTTTTTGTTCCTAAATCTGTTGATAGACGAATTTCCGAAAAAATTGTATCGGGTTTGAGCCATTATTTTGAAGAAATAGAACAAGACGCTAATCATCCTTTGCGTAAAGAAATTACTTCGAAACTCTTGGTTTTTGCAGACGAAATTAAAACAGAAGTTAAGTGGGAAAACGAATTTAAGACAATAAAAAATGAGTTTTTGAATGCTGATAAACTGAATGAGTATGCGGCCGATATTTGGTTCTCTATAAAAGAAACCTTGAAAACCGAATTGATGGAAGAAAATTCGGGACTTAAAAAATATATACTTAAAAACCTAAACGAACTTTCGACCAATCTTCAAAATGATGAAGGCCTTCAGAAGAAAATTGACCATTGGATACGTGTGACAGCTTACAAATATATTTTGAAAAATACCAAAGAAGCCGGTAATCTTATCTCCAGCACAGTCGGAAATTGGGAAGGTAAAGAGCTTAGTCGAAAACTAGAATTGGAAGTGGGGAAAGATCTTCAGTTTATCAGGATTAACGGGACAATTGTTGGTGGATTAGTCGGGTTAATCATTTATAGCATTGCCCAATTTTTATAA
- a CDS encoding GH3 auxin-responsive promoter family protein, whose translation MATKALFNTVVNWFIRQRIDQITNFIDHPIETQEGVLFSQLFHAENTVYGKCHGFKDISSYRDFQNNVPIVTYEDYEPYIEKSRQGMKDIIWPGQIRHFAKSSGTTNAKSKFIPISDESLEECHYKAGKDLISIYVNNHPDSGLFQHKNLRLGGSAEMYENFNTKFGDLSAILIENLPFWVEIINTPSKKVSLMSEWESKLKAIVEEVTKQDVGSLTGVPSWMMVLLRRVLQESNKELITDLWPNLEVFFHGGISFKPYRDQYNQITGNKIRYYEIYNASEGFFGIQDRSDSDEMLLMLDYGIFYEFIPMDTFGTSHQKAIPLSEVELGKSYAMVITTNGGLWRYMIGDTVKFTSLSPFRIKISGRTKHYINAFGEELMIDNVEFAIAKACRETNAFVSDFTGAPVFMTDKETGAHEWIFEFTSKPECLDSFVNIFDETLKTLNSDYEAKRYNNITLKRPVVHVAKPKLFYQWMANRGKLGGQNKVPRLSNDREYIDPLLLLNQEMSL comes from the coding sequence ATGGCAACCAAGGCATTGTTCAACACTGTAGTCAATTGGTTTATTCGACAACGAATAGACCAAATCACCAATTTCATAGACCATCCTATCGAAACCCAAGAAGGTGTTTTGTTTTCACAACTTTTTCATGCGGAAAACACAGTCTATGGAAAATGCCACGGCTTCAAAGATATCTCCAGCTATAGAGATTTCCAAAATAATGTCCCGATTGTTACCTATGAAGATTATGAGCCTTATATAGAAAAATCCCGTCAAGGGATGAAAGACATTATCTGGCCAGGGCAAATTCGACATTTTGCAAAATCTTCGGGAACAACCAATGCGAAAAGCAAATTCATTCCCATTTCTGATGAAAGCTTAGAAGAATGCCACTACAAAGCGGGAAAGGATTTAATTTCTATTTACGTTAATAATCATCCAGATAGCGGCTTATTTCAGCATAAAAACCTAAGACTCGGCGGCAGTGCAGAGATGTATGAAAATTTTAACACCAAATTCGGTGACCTTTCTGCAATATTAATTGAGAACCTTCCTTTTTGGGTAGAAATCATCAATACGCCTAGTAAAAAAGTGTCTTTGATGTCCGAGTGGGAAAGCAAACTAAAAGCAATTGTCGAAGAGGTTACAAAACAAGATGTTGGCAGTTTAACTGGTGTCCCAAGTTGGATGATGGTATTGCTACGCCGCGTTCTTCAAGAATCCAATAAAGAATTAATTACTGACCTTTGGCCTAACTTGGAAGTATTTTTCCATGGCGGAATTAGTTTTAAACCTTACCGCGATCAATACAACCAAATCACAGGAAACAAAATTCGTTACTACGAAATCTACAATGCGTCCGAAGGCTTTTTCGGCATCCAAGATCGTTCTGACAGCGACGAGATGTTGCTGATGTTGGACTATGGAATTTTCTATGAATTTATCCCGATGGACACTTTTGGAACAAGCCACCAAAAGGCTATTCCGCTTTCCGAAGTAGAACTCGGAAAAAGTTACGCCATGGTGATTACGACCAATGGTGGACTTTGGCGTTACATGATTGGCGACACCGTTAAATTCACTTCCCTAAGTCCATTCAGAATTAAAATTTCTGGAAGAACCAAACATTACATCAATGCTTTTGGAGAAGAATTAATGATTGATAATGTGGAGTTTGCAATTGCCAAAGCCTGTCGCGAAACCAATGCTTTTGTATCAGATTTTACAGGTGCCCCAGTTTTCATGACAGATAAAGAAACTGGCGCTCACGAATGGATTTTTGAATTCACATCAAAACCCGAATGCCTGGACAGCTTTGTCAATATTTTTGATGAAACGCTAAAAACACTAAACTCCGACTACGAAGCAAAACGCTACAACAACATCACGCTAAAACGACCTGTTGTTCATGTGGCTAAACCTAAATTGTTCTATCAATGGATGGCAAATCGTGGTAAATTGGGTGGCCAAAATAAAGTGCCACGACTTAGTAATGACCGAGAATATATTGATCCTTTGTTATTATTAAACCAAGAGATGTCATTATAA
- a CDS encoding ribose-phosphate pyrophosphokinase, translating to MLDQQPSYLFSTRTSRVLAEKIAENYGQELGKIIIQDFSDGEFEPILEQSVRGGRVFLIGSTFPPADNLLELLLMIDAAKRASAKNITVVLPYYGLARQDRKDKPRAPIGAKLVANLLTAAGATRIMTMDLHADQIQGFFEIPVDHLYASTIFVDYIQQLNLEDLTIASPDMGGAKRAKNYASHLGAEVVICYKERKKANVVEEMLLIGDVTNKNVILIDDMIDTAGTLCKAADILMEKGAKSVRAIATHPVLSGKAYDNIQNSKISEVIVTDSIPIKQGLSPKIKVLTCAPLFADVMKSVHEHHSISDKFII from the coding sequence ATGCTAGATCAACAACCCAGCTATCTATTTTCAACTAGAACAAGTAGAGTTTTAGCTGAAAAAATTGCTGAAAACTACGGCCAAGAATTAGGGAAAATCATTATCCAAGATTTTAGTGATGGCGAATTCGAACCTATTTTAGAACAATCTGTCAGAGGTGGACGTGTATTTTTAATCGGGTCAACTTTCCCTCCTGCAGATAATCTTTTAGAATTACTTTTAATGATTGACGCAGCGAAAAGAGCTTCTGCCAAAAACATTACTGTTGTACTTCCTTATTATGGGCTTGCAAGACAAGATAGAAAAGACAAGCCAAGAGCACCAATTGGAGCAAAACTAGTGGCCAATCTTCTTACCGCCGCAGGCGCTACAAGAATTATGACAATGGATCTACATGCGGATCAGATACAAGGTTTCTTCGAAATTCCAGTAGATCATCTTTATGCTTCAACTATTTTTGTTGATTACATCCAACAACTTAATCTTGAAGATTTAACAATTGCCTCACCAGACATGGGAGGCGCCAAAAGAGCAAAAAATTATGCAAGCCACTTGGGTGCAGAAGTTGTAATCTGCTATAAAGAACGAAAAAAAGCCAATGTTGTTGAGGAGATGCTTTTGATTGGTGATGTTACCAACAAAAATGTTATTCTTATCGATGATATGATAGACACAGCAGGAACATTGTGTAAAGCAGCTGACATCCTTATGGAAAAAGGTGCAAAATCTGTAAGAGCCATTGCAACACACCCTGTGTTATCAGGAAAAGCTTATGACAATATTCAAAATTCAAAAATTTCTGAAGTTATTGTAACTGACTCTATTCCTATCAAACAAGGATTGTCTCCAAAAATAAAAGTATTGACTTGTGCGCCTCTTTTTGCTGACGTTATGAAGAGCGTACACGAGCATCATTCTATAAGCGATAAGTTTATCATATAA